One Leopardus geoffroyi isolate Oge1 chromosome B1, O.geoffroyi_Oge1_pat1.0, whole genome shotgun sequence DNA window includes the following coding sequences:
- the GINS4 gene encoding DNA replication complex GINS protein SLD5 → MTEELDPTAQDSDGGSEEVVLTPAELIESLEQAWMNEKFAPELLESKSEIVECVMEQLDHMEDNLRRAKKGDLKVSIHRMEMERIRYVLSSYLRCRLMKIEKFFPHILEKEKTAHEGELSNLSPEELVFAKQYMANTETYLKNVALKHMPPNLQMVDLLRSVPKPDLDSYVFLRVKERQENILVEPETDEQRDYVIDLEEGSQHLIRYKTIAPLVASGAVQLI, encoded by the exons ATGACAGAGGAACTGGACCCCACAGCACAGGACTCTGATGGGGGTAGTGAAGAGGTGGTCCTGACTCCTGCAGAGCTCATTGAAAGCCTGGAGCAG GCCTGGATGAATGAAAAGTTTGCCCCTGAGCTGCTGGAAAGCAAGTCTGAAATTGTAGAATGTGTCATGGAACAGCTAGACCACATG GAAGACAATCTCAGGAGAGCCAAGAAAGGGGACCTGAAGGTCAGTATCCATCGAATGGAGATGGAGAGGATCCGCTATGTCCTTAGCAGCTACTTGCGATGTCGGCTCATGAAG ATAGAGAAGTTTTTCCCTCATATCCTCgaaaaggagaaaacagcccACGAAGGGGAGCTATCTAACCTTTCTCCAGAGGAGCTGGTCTTTGCCAAACA GTACATGGCTAACACAGAGACGTACCTCAAGAATGTTGCCTTAAAGCATATGCCTCCTAACTTACAGATGGTGGACCTCTTGAGGTCAG TTCCCAAACCAGATCTAGATTCATACGTGTTTCTGAGAGTAAAAGAACGACAGGAAAACATACTGGTAGAACCAGAAACAGACGAGCAGAG ggACTATGTGATTGACTTGGAGGAAGGCTCACAGCACTTGATCCGTTATAAAACCATTGCACCTCTGGTGGCTTCTGGAGCTGTTCAGTTGatttaa